The following are encoded together in the Juglans microcarpa x Juglans regia isolate MS1-56 chromosome 2D, Jm3101_v1.0, whole genome shotgun sequence genome:
- the LOC121248776 gene encoding plastidic glucose transporter 4-like, whose product MQASTCVVKGGIGFGAQNRTKVLKGFGEFGKPSLGLGMTERTACSVLRLSSIPMKDTLTSARLGVNGVFRSSVKPRSVKAQASDDLENVDSLVPQSKSSGTVLPYVGVACLGAILFGYHLGVVNGALEYLSKDLGISENTVLQGWIVSTLLAGATLGSFTGGALADKFGRTRTFQLDAIPLAIGAFLCATSQSVQTMIIGRLLAGIGIGVTSAIVPLYISEISPTEIRGALGSVNQLFICIGILAALVAGLPLAGNPLWWRTMFGIAIVPSILLALGMAFSPESPRWLFQQGKIPEAEKSIKTLFGKERVAEVMQDLRAAGQGSVEPEAGWFDLFSSRYWKVVSVGAALFLFQQLAGINAVVYYSTSVFRSAGIASDVAASALVGAANVFGTAVASSLMDRQGRKSLLITSFSGMATSMLLLSLSFTWKVLAPYSGILAVLGTVLYVLSFSLGAGPVPALLLPEIFASRIRAKAVALSLGMHWISNFVIGLYFLSFVNKFGISSVYLGFATVCLLGVLYIAGNVVETKGRSLEEIERALNPAI is encoded by the exons ATGCAGGCGTCAACGTGTGTAGTTAAAGGAGGCATCGGCTTTGGGGCCCAAAACCGCACAAAGGTTTTAAAGGGTTTTGGTGAATTTGGGAAACCAAGTCTAGGATTGGGAATGACAGAGAGGACTGCCTGCAGTGTTCTACGCCTCAGTTCGATCCCTATGAAGGACACACTCACTAGTGCAAGACTGGGTGTTAATGGCGTTTTCAGGTCCTCGGTCAAGCCCAGATCAGTCAAGGCTCAGGCTTCTG ATGATCTTGAGAATGTTGATTCCTTGGTGCCTCAGAGCAAATCTTCTGGAACTGTTTTGCCATATGTTGGTGTTGCTTGTTTGGGAGCTATTTTGTTTGGTTACCATCTTGG GGTTGTAAATGGTGCTCTTGAGTACCTCTCCAAGGATCTTGGGATATCTGAAAACACTGTGTTACAAG GATGGATTGTCAGCACGCTTCTTGCTGGAGCCACCCTTGGCTCATTTACTGGGGGAGCATTGGCTGACAAGTTTGGTAGAACAAGAACGTTTCAATTAGATGCCATACCGCTGGCAATTGGAGCATTTCTTTG TGCTACATCCCAGAGTGTGCAAACCATGATAATTGGCCGCTTACTTGCTGGCATTGGAATTGGTGTTACATCTGCTATTGTGCCTCTTTACATATCTGAG ATCTCACCAACTGAAATTCGTGGTGCACTTGGATCTGTGAACCAGCTATTTATATGTATTGGGATTCTTGCAGCATTGGTGGCTGGATTACCTTTAGCAGGAAACCCtttatg gTGGAGGACAATGTTTGGTATTGCAATTGTACCCTCTATTCTGTTGGCATTAGGAATGGCATTTTCTCCGGAAAGTCCTCGGTGGCTTTTTCAG CAAGGAAAAATTCCTGAGGCTGAAAAGTCTATCAAAACTCTATTTGGGAAAGAAAGAGTTGCTGAGGTTATGCAGGATTTAAGAGCGGCAGGTCAAGGTTCTGTGGAACCTGAGGCAGGGTGGTTTGATCTGTTTAGTAGCCGCTATTGGAAAG TTGTTAGTGTTGGTGCAGCACTTTTCTTGTTCCAGCAGTTGGCTGGAATAAATGCTGTGGTCTATTATTCGACTTCTGTGTTTCGGAGTGCTGGAATTGCCTCTGATGTTGCAGCAAGTGCTCTTGTTGGGGCAGCTAATGTCTTTG GCACAGCTGTTGCATCATCCTTGATGGACAGGCAAGGAAGGAAAAGTCTTCTCATCACAAGCTTTAGTGGAAtg GCCACTTCAATGTTGCTGCTTTCTCTGTCCTTTACTTGGAAGGTCCTGGCACCATACTCTGGCATCCTTGCTGTTCTTGGAACTGTTCT CTATGTACTGTCCTTTTCACTTGGTGCTGGTCCTGTGCCTGCTCTTCTTCTACCGGAGATATTTGCTTCCAGAATCAGAGCAAAAGCAGTTGCTTTGTCGCTAGGCATGCATTGG ATCTCCAACTTCGTCATTGGCCTTTATTTCTTGAGCTTTGTTAACAAGTTTGGAATCAGCTCGGTGTATTTGGGATTCGCAACTGTCTGTCTTCTTGGTGTCCTTTACATAGCTGGTAATGTGGTGGAAACAAAGGGGCGATCATTGGAGGAAATAGAGCGTGCTCTTAACCCTGCAATttga